The sequence CAACTTTGATGGCTTCTCGAACATCTTCTCTTGAAAACTCTCCCGCAAGCCTTAAGCCATACCTTTGTTCACCAATCATAAACGCATCTGCCCCCGCCAATGCCAACGATTCAATATCAGCAACAGAGACAGGGGTTACAAGTAATTCTGGTTTTTTCATGAGCGCTCACCTCTTTTTTTACTGATGGCAATACCGTCTCCTACGGGTAAAATACTCGTATTAAATTGCTCATGGGTCATGAGCCACGTATTATAATTCCGTAGTTTCTTGACCATGTTTCGAATTCTTTTCTGCTCTACCTCTTCTTGAGCAACAAGTCCTTTGAACAGGACATTGTCAGAGTAAACGACCCCTTCTTCTGACAGCATACCGGAGTAAAGTTCAAAGAATTTAAGGTATTGTCCCTTGGCCGCATCGATGAATATCGCATCAAAAGGCCCGTGTTTCTTCACTTCTTCCCCAAGTTCCAGGGCATCACCGAATAAAGTTACAATCCTCTTTCCGTCCTCTGAGCGAGACAGAAAGCTCTGAGCTGCGTCGAATCTTCCTTCGTCACGTTCAAGGGTCACAACTGTCGAGTGGGGAAGAGCCTCCGCCATTCTGAGAGCGGAATATCCGATAGCCGTTCCGATTTCCAAGATGCGCTTCGGCTGTTGGATCCTTAACATCCCAAGGAGTGCTTCAATGCCCACCAGCTCCATAATGGGAACATTATGGACTTCAGCATATTGTTCCATCTCTGCAATTAATGCAGGTCGTTCTTTCACGATTGATTCTATATAATGAATAACCTGTTCGTTCATATATAAGCCTCACGATCATTATCATAAATGGTCCCGGGTTACGATTCTTTCTCAGACAACATGAAAAGAAGAAAGCTACAATGAGCTTTCTACTTCACACACATCTTCATAAAGATAACGCCCGTATAAAAAATAACTTGTACTATTTTATCACATAGAGAAGAGGAAAGCGAATCTTTCTTTCCTCTTCTCACCCCGCTATTCTTCTTTGTTTGTAATGTACTTCGCCTTTTTTTCATTATGCTCTTCTAATGTTTCAGAATAATAAACGGATCCATTGGAAGAAGCCAGGAAATAGTAATACTCTGTATCCTCCGGTTCTAAAGCCGCTTCAATCGAAGACACACCGGCGTTCGCGATCGGACCGGGCGGTAACCCCTTCACTCTATATGTGTTATAAGGTGAATCCACTTCAAGATCTTTGTATACGGTTCTATCTTTATGCTTCCCTAATGCATAAAGCACCGTTGGATCGGTTTGAAGGGGCATATCCTCTTCTATACGATTATAGAATACACTTGAGATTTTTCCTCTGTCCGCTTTTTCTGTTGCTTCTTCTTCAATGAGGGAAGATAACGTCAGAAGCTCATGGGCCGTGTATTCCCTATCTGCCATCGCTCCCTCATATTGAGCGAGGACTTCGTTCGTTTGTGCAATCATCTTCGTTAAGATTGCTTCTAAGGAAGGCTTCTTCTCATAGAAAGGGTATGTCGCGGGATATAGATATCCTTCTAACGGACGTTTAATTTTTTTATTTAATATTTCATCAGTTATCAGTGCCGGATATTCCTGTTTTAATTGCTCGAGCCATTTCTTATCATTTAATTTTTTTTCAATTTCTTCTTTCTCATAAGGGGACTTATCAGCTATGATCTCAGCGATTTGATCTAATTGAAGTCCCTCAGGTATGGTAATCTTAAACTCTGCTTTTCTCATTACCTTCCCTGTTTTTAAACTATTAACAATTTCATTTAACGTCATGGAAGGTGTCAAGTCATAGGAACCTGCCTGAAAACCGGATTCATTATTAAATTTTACATAGTATTTAAAGATCGTTGAATTCTTGACAATTCCTTTTTCCTCCAAAATGTTTCCGATGGAAGTAACTCCAGAGCCTATAGGTATTTCGACTTTCACTGGATTAGTGTTGTCCGGATCGACGGGTTTTAATGCTGAATTCACATAAAGGTATCCACCGATGGCCGTTCCTCCAATAACGATGACAAGACAAAGAATGACAAGACCTACTATTTTTCTAATGACCTTAGCCTCCTCTTGTCTCTCCAGCAGTTTTTTCATAAGCGTTTCTTTTATGTTTTTATTTTTTTCCAAAGCTATATTTCCCCCTTTCGAGCAAAAAAAGGGATATCCGTTGGGCGTAATTCGACATCATCTTCACTATTATACAATATTTTGCACAAAGTGAAACAGGGACCTGCAAAAAGGTAAGTTTTTTGTCCCTTTTTGCGGTCCCTGTTTCGTATGAAAAATTAACGCTTATTCAGCTTCTTCTTCTTCGTCTAAGAAAGTGTTTAACATTTCTTCGATCATGTCCCACTCTTCTTCTGTTTCAATCGGCTTTAATTCGCCTTCTTGGCCTTCGTCTCCCGGAAGGAATGCAGACGCGTGGATTTCGATTTCTTCTTCGTCGTTCTCATCTGCTCCCAGTGGATAATATAGTACATAAGATTTTCCGAATTTATCTGATTCAAACGTGAAAAGAACCTCGCATAATTGTTCATTTCCTTGTTCGTCAACTACTGTAATTTGTTTTTCTCCGTGTTCCATGAACATTCACCTCATTATTTTTGGCTGTCAAGATATCCTTGAAGGATCATCATCGCAGCCATTTTATCAATTACTTTCTTACGTTTCTTCCTACTTACATCGGCTTCTAAAAGGACTCGTTCCGCTGCCATTGTACTTAGTCGCTCATCCCAATATTTAACGGGAAGGGATAATTCCTGATGAATTAACTCTCCATAAGCTTTAGACGCTTCACCCCGGGGACCAATTGAGTTGTTCATATTTTTAGGCAATCCGACTACAACTGTATCCACTTGGTATTCCTCGGCAAGTTCCTTTAATCGGTCGATCCGGAACACACCTTGATCTTCGTCAATCTTAATCGTTTCAATCCCTTGAGCGGTCCAACCAAGCTCATCGCTAATTGCGACTCCCACTGTTTTAGAACCGACGTCTAAACCCATTACGCGCATGTATTATCCCTCTTTGTGCTGTTTCAAATACGATTTGACTAATTCTTCGATGATCTCATCACGTTCTAAACGGCGGATGATATTTCTGGCATCTTGATGTCTAGGAATGTAAGCAGGATCTCCAGATAATAAGTACCCTACGATTTGATTGATCGGGTTGTACCCTTTTTCTTGAAGAGCATCATGAACCTGCAGGAGTACTTCCTTCACGTCATGTTCGAACGGCTCCTCTGAAAAATCAAACCGCATCGTTTTGTCAAAAGAACTCATTTTTAGCACCTCTCTTCAGGCTTGTCTTTTTGACAACCGAATTGTTAATCGTTACCTACATTGTACACCACTTTAACAAGGAGTTAAATGGATTTGACCCATTCTTCTACAAATTGCAGGGCTTCTTCCACTTTTTCCGGGTGTTTACCCCCGGCTTGAGCCATGTCCGGACGGCCACCGCCTCCACCACCACAGCGTGAAGCTACCTCTTTAACAAGTTTTCCAGCATGATATCCTTTTTCGACTAAGTCCTTCGTAACTCCTGCAATGATCGTAACTTTGTCGTCACCAGTTGTTGCCAATACAATAACCCCTGAGCCCAATTTCTGTTTAAGATCATCCATCATTGTACGTAATCCATTGCTATCTCCCACAGCCACCTTCGCGGAAAGAACATTCACCCCGTCAATGACTTTGACTTGATCCGTTAAGCTGCCTGCTTCTATGTTAGACAACTTTGCGGATAATGATTCATTTTCTCTCTGAAGCTCTTTCATTTCAACTAATAAAGAGTCCACTCGGTTGACGACTTCTTTAGGATTCGCTTTAAGTTTGCCTGCTACTTCCTTCAGTTGAGTAACCTGATCATTCAACACTTTGTAAGCATTCTCCGCTGTAACAGCTTCAATCCTTCTCGTACCTGCTCCGATCCCACCTTCTGAAAGAATCTTAAATAACCCGATTTCAGACGTGTTCGAAACATGGCAACCACCACAAAGCTCTAAGCTATACTCTCCAATCGATACAACGCGAACCTCTTCGCCGTATTTTTCTCCGAATAAAGCCATCGCTCCCATCGCTTTTGCCTCTGATAGTGATTTAAGAGCTGTGTTAACTGAAATAGCCTTCCAGACCTTCTCATTGACGATGGTTTCGATTCGCTCAATCTCTTCCTGGGAAACAGAACCGAAATGAGAGAAGTCGAATCGCAGACGGTCTGGTTCCACCAAAGAACCTGCCTGATTGACATGATCTCCAAGGACATCTTTCAATGCCTGATGAAGGATATGCGTCGCCGTGTGGTTCTTCTCCACTTTTGTTCTGGATTCACGGGACACTTTTGCAAGCACCTGTGCATTTTGCTCTAGTGTGCCCTCTTCAACGATGGCAGAATGAAGGTTTTGGCCGTTAGGGGCTTTCTTCACGTTTGTCACAAATACTTTCACGCCCATAGCTTCAATGTATCCTTTATCGCCGATTTGTCCTCCGCTCTCTGCATAGAAAGGTGTCTGGTCCAGAATAAATTGGCATTCCTGTCCTTTATCGACTTTCGGCTGACGTTCATTATCAACCAACAGTTCAAGAATTGTAGCAGTCGTTTCTAATGTGTCATATCCTACAAAGCGACTTTCTACCGTGATGTCACTTAGGATTCCTCCTTGCACTTGCATGCTGCCCACATCCTGGCGAGCCGACCTCGCTCTTTCACGCTGACCTTCCATTTCTCTTTCAAAACCGTCATGATCAACCGTCAATCCTTCTTCTTCTGCATATTCTTCCGTTAATTCAACCGGGAAACCGTACGTATCATACAGACGGAAGACATCTTCACCAGGAATCACTTTATTCCCAGCAGATTTTTGTACCTTGATAATAGAAGAAAGAATAGCCAACCCTTCGTTTAAAGTTTCATGGAAGCGATCCTCTTCATTTTTCACCACTTTTTGAATGAATTCCGCTTTTTGTTTCACTTCCGGGTAGAAATCAACCATGATTTCAGAAACAACCGGAACCAATTCATACATGAACGGACGATTGATTTCAATTTGCTTCGCAAATCGAACCGCACGGCGAAGCAGTCTTCTTAATACATAGCCACGGCCTTCGTTGGAAGGAAGGGCTCCGTCACCGATTGCGAAGGAAACCGTTCTGATATGATCGGCAATGACTTTGAAAGCTACATCGATCTCGCTGTTTTTCCCGTATGACTTACCGGAAATCTCTTCGGTTGCAGAAATGATCGGCATAAATAAATCTGTATCAAAGTTTGTTGGTACTTCTTGTACGACACATGCCATACGTTCAAGTCCCATACCGGTATCAATATTTTTCTTGGGAAGCGGAGTATACGTTCCATCAGGGTTATGATTGAATTGTGAGAACACAAGATTCCATACCTCAAGATAACGATCATTCTCTCCACCAGGATATAATTCAGGGTCTTCAGGACTTTCCCCATATTCCGGTCCGCGATCGTAGAAAATTTCTGTATTCGGGCCGCTTGGACCTTCACCGATATCCCAGAAGTTCCCTTCAATACGAATGATTCGTTCAGCAGGTACGCCTACTTTTTTGTTCCAGATATCAAATGCTTCATGATCTTCAGGGTGAATGGTAACGGAAAGCTTCTCGGGATCAAACCCGATCCATTTTTCATCGGTTAAAAATTCCCATGCCCATTCAATCGCTTCAACTTTAAAATATTCACCAATGGAGAAGTTACCCAGCATTTCAAAAAACGTGTGATGACGTGCTGTTTTCCCTACATTTTCGATGTCATTTGTGCGAATGGACTTTTGAGCATTCACGATTCTTGGATTCTGAGGAATGACACGTCCATCAAAATACTTCTTTAATGTAGCTACTCCACTATTGATCCATAAAAGGGACGGATCTTCATGCGGAACTAATGATGCACTCGGTTCTACACCATGTCCTTTTTCCTGAAAGAAATCTAAAAACTTTTGACGAATTTCTGCGCCTGTTAATTTGTTCATGTAAAACTTCCTCCTTCATTGATTATGTATGGTTAAAAATGAATACAAAAAAGCCCTCATCCCTAAAACAGGGACGAGAGCTAACTCGCGGTACCACCCTGGTTATGAACAAAGAAAGTGCAGGCTTAGAGGCTCGTAGTTCCTTGTTGCCTCTCAGGAAGCCTATTCGCATTTCTCTATTGTTCATCCCTCAAAACACCTTAACGCGGATAGACGGCAGGTTTTACCTGCACTCAGGATTAGCATTCGGTTATCCTTCATCTGGAATCCCTTGCAGCCTGGGGAATCCCTCTCTGATAGATGGACTATAACGTACTCGATCCTTCATTGCTTTCATTTTATACGAATACTTGTATATGTTGGATTATAGAAATATTCACTGTATTTGTCAATGTTGATTCTTATTTTTTCAGTTAATCTCCCCCTGCTGCATGAATGAAATGGGTTCGTCCATGTAAAATCGCTACTTTTACCACAGCTAAAAAAGGCACTGCCACAATCATGCCGATCACACCCCCTACTTCACCACCAATGATAAGGGCAGCCATAATAAACAGTGGATGCATATGAAGGCTTTTTCCGACAATGAGGGGCGATAAGATATTCCCCTCCAGGAATTGGAGAACTACGACCATGATGACGACATATATCATCATATTGACAGAGATCGTACTTGCCACAATGGCAGCTGGAACCGCTCCGATAATCGGTCCGAAATAGGGTATTACATTGGTTACTCCAATGATCAATCCGAGGATCAAGGGATACTTCATACCGATTAACCAGAGTGTTAATGCTGAAAGTCCCCCAATGATCAAACAAACTAAAAGCTGTCCCCGGATATAACCTCCCAGCGATTCATCCACATCCCTTGAAAATGAAATCGCGCTGTTCCTCCATTTTTTAGGGGTAAGCTGCCACAGGAATTTTTTCACTTTCGTAATATCCTTTAATAAATAAAAAGATACAAAGGGAATAATTGCAACAAGCAGAAAGCTGTTCATAAACTTCATCACAGTGGCCAGAACGACTGCGACAAGCCCCGTCAACCAGGCTTCGATCCCGTCAATTCTTTCCTCTAATTGAGATTGTATTCCGTCTGGCCAAGTGGAGGTCTCGCTTTGCACATAGTCCAGCCACCTCTGGTATTGTTTTGTAAAAAGTGGCGCATTCTCTGATAAATCTTTCAGCTGATGTATGATGATCGGAGTCCCCTTATAGACCGCGTACCCTAATCCTCCAAAGAAAAGGATGTAGATGAGCATGATCGCTATTCCTCTATGAATGCCCGCCTCATGGATTTTTTCTACTATTGGATGAAGCAAATAGGCAATGAATCCCCCTATCAGGAAGGGTAGAAGCGAAAAGAACAATACTTCCAGGACCGGATGCCATACAGGCTTTAATAAGTAGAGAATATATAGGAATAAAGCAAGAATAAGAGCTATTGAAAGTCGGTACAACCATTTGGCATAGGGTCTCTTTTCCATTATTAACACCTCCTTCTCTTCTTCCCTAGTGTTGGAATGTAGGAGGGTATTTTATTCATTGGACATAAACAAAAGCATGATGGGAGACTAGGGCATATCTGGAACTAAATCGGTGGGGATGTAAGGAGCGAGAGTCTTTTCGCTGATATATCGGGAATTTCGCTGATAAAACAAAAATTCCGCTGATATCCAAATAGCAGCTGCTTATATCAATAAAGATTTAGTGATTTTTCTTTGTATCTAAGTTCCTTCATATGAAAAACCAGGAAAATAAAAAAAGACTGACCCGAAAGTCAGCCTTTTTAGCTGTTAAAAAAGTTTCTTTACTTGTTTACGAATTCGTTTCATTTGTCTTTGGTTCATCATATTGGATCTTTGTGAATAGATGGAAGCCGCAATTCCTGCTCCAAAACCAACGATGGATGCAAATGTTTTGTTCAAGAAAGACACCTCTTCCTAGCTTAGTCGGCGTTCTTCCTCATCAAACAAGTCGTCTAAGGAGCTCAGTGATCCATCCTCTTCCACTTGATGAGTATGAATGACTCCCTTTGACAAGGAAAGCTCTATATAGCAACCCCAACAATAATATTGGTTGATGCCGATCTTTCCAATATCTTTGCTCTGACAATTTGGACACTTCATCGGTAAGGTTCACCTCTATTACACCAAACCTGGTGTGTATTCCCTACCATCATGACCAATCCGAGCCCGTTTTATACTTGTTCAATGAGAATATCCACCCAAACGATGTTTAATCACCGTTCTTATATAGTGTGGGATATTTTCTTGATTTCATAAGGAGTAACCTTTTCCAAAGCACCCACCTAAATTTACTTATTCGATTTTCAAGATGTTGCCTGCTCACTTACTTCCTTCACATAATCAACCTCAAACCCCAGATCTTCAAGCATTTGGTGATCTGCTGTGCCTTCCTGGCCGGCTGTCGTTAAGTAATCACCAACGAAAATCGAGTTGGCCGGATAAAGTCCAAGTGGCTGTAAACTGCGCAGATTCACTTCCCGTCCCCCTGAAATACGGATCTCTTTAGTCGGGTTGATGAAACGCATTAAACAAAGAACCTTCAAACAATATCTCGGATCGAGGTCGTTTGTTCCTTCAAGAGGTGTACCATCTATAGCATGCAAGAAGTTCACGGGAATGGAGTCGGCATCCAGCACCTTTAAACTGCGGGACATATCAACCACATCCTGCAATGTCTCTTTCATGCCGACTATGATTCCGGAACAGGGAGAAATCCCTTGTGCTTTCGCTTGTTCAACGGTATTCACCCTGTCTTCATAGGTATGGGAAGTGGTGATGTTTTCATGATGGTTCTCTGAAGTATTGATGTTATGGTTATAACGGTCCACCCCTGCTTCCTTTAACCGTTTCGCCTGATCTTCTTTTAATAAGCCTAAACATGCACATACTTTTAAGTTATACTGCTCTTTGATTTCCTTTACTGCCGAAACCACATGATCGACTTCACGATTGCTCGGGCCCCTTCCACTCGCCACAATACAATATGTTCCCACATTTAGCTGATGAGCATTTTGGGCTCCTTTTAATATTGTCTCTTTATCCACCATACGATATTTCTCGATCGGAGCATTTGAAACAATGGACTGTGAACAATAGCCGCAGTTTTCAGGGCATAAACCTGATTTCGTATTGATGATCATATTTAATTTCACTTTGTTTCCATAATAATGTTTTCGAATCAGGTAAGCGCTATGCAATAATTCCAGAAGCTCGTCATCCGGACTTTGTAAAATCGATAAAGCCTCTTCATTTGTGATTTCTTCTCCCTCAATCACTCCAAGTGCCAGTTCCTTCCACGTTTTCATGTGAAATTCCTCCCCTTTTATGCCGCTCTTTTTATATTCTTAAATGTACTCTTTGACAGGACCGATTTCTCAAGGCGATGAGCCATCATTCCAGCACACACGGCTAATATGATATCCTTCGGTAAAGGTACCACCATCCAGGCCCATGCAAGTTTATATGTAAATCCTTCAGGAGCTGCAGCCCAAAGTTTGTACGCTGCATACATCCAGTTCGTACCGACCACATAATTGACAGTCATCCCGACTAGAGCCGCGAAAATGTAGACCTTGATTCCTTTATGTTTTTCTACGATTTTACCTGTAATGTATGCTGTAAGAATAAACGAAACGATAAATCCGAATGTCGGGCTCACAATAGAGGATAATCCTGCTCCAAATCGTGCAAATACCGGAACACCCACGAGTCCCACCAGTGCGTACACTGTCATGGAAATGGCCCCGACCCTGCTTCCAAGAATCGCTCCAGCTAAAATGGCGAAGAACGTTTGTAACGTAATGGGAACACCGCCCACTACCATAAAAGGTACGAATGTCGTGATGTTGGCACCTATCGCCATAAGTGCAACAAACATCCCTGCCAGTGTAAGATCGATTGTCCTTAATTTTCTGTTCATCTGTCTTCCCCCATCTGTCTTTTTTCTACAAGATAAGGATATCGCTTTCTTTAAATATATGTCAACTTTATTTTGTTTTAAGTTAACAATTATCATGATCATTAATGGCAATAACCAATAGAAAAAGGTCAACGAAGGAATAATTTCTACAGGAGAAATATTCATTCGTTGACCTTATGCTTTCATGAAATCATAGGGACTGATGCCTTCCATTCCAATCATTGGATCCTCATTCAGCAAGATTTCTTCAATGGGTAAACCTTCTTCAGGAGAAACTGCCGTGTTTTCTGCAGCGGTTAAACCGTTCAGTTTCTCGCTTAGGGTCGTTTTGCGGAGAAAATCATCTTCCCTCTCTACTCCAAGGGTAAAAGCATCAAGCTCCCCACAAAGAATGAGGAATTGCTTGCTCCTGGTAATGGCAGTGTAAAGAAGATTTCTTCTCAGCATCCGATAATAGCTTTTCACGACAGGTAAGATCACAATGGGAAACTCACTTCCTTGTGACTTATGGATCGAGCAGCAATACGCATGGGTAATTTGCATGAGATCTTGCCTCGTATAGGTGACCTCATTTCCCTCATATGAAACAATGATCATATCTTGCTTCTCGGTGTTTTCCTTCGCATAAAAGATCGAGACGATTTCACCGATATCCCCGTTGAAAACATTGTTTTCAGGTTGATTGACAAGTTGAAGAACCTTATCCCCAATACGATATTTCACATCTCCAAAGGCGATCTCTTTCCGGGTACCGTCATTGCTATTGAAAATTTCCTGAAGAAGCTCATTCAATCGGTCGATACCTGCAGGGCCTCGATACATAGGAGCTAGGACCTGTATATCCTTTGGGGAGTACCCTTTTTTCTTCGCGTTCTCAACGACTTTTTGAACGACTTCGGATATTTGATTGGTTCTGCATGGGAAGAAGGATCGATCCTTTTGCTGTTTGGTCAGGTCTTGAGGTACCTGTCCCCTTTTCATATAATGAGCAAGTTCAATAATGGAGGAGCCCTCTTCCTGTCTATAAATATCCGTTAACCTGACTGTTGGCACCACTTCCGATTTCAATAGGTCCTTTAGTACCTGGCCAGGACCGACAGACGGTAATTGATCCTCATCCCCGACAAGTATCACTTGAATATCCTCAGGCAGGGCCTTCAATAATTGATGGGCAAGCCACGTGTCGACCATGGACACTTCATCCACAATTAACAACTTTCCTTCAATCGCCCGTTCTTCATCACTCTTAAATCCTTCTTGACCGTTCCAGCCTAAAAGTCGGTGAATCGTCATGGCAGGGAGGCCCGTGGATTCTGTCATGCGCTTTGCCGCTCGACCAGTCGGGGCTGTCAGTAAGACAGGAAAGGGTTCATCCTTGTAATCCTTGGGATCCAAGGAGCAGCCATGGAGATCCGCAAACAGCTCCACAATCCCCTGAATGACGGTCGTCTTACCGGTTCCGGGTCCTCCGGTTAACAGAAGCATGGGGGACATCAACGCTGTTTCGATGGCTTCTTTTTGTGAAGGTGCGTATTGAACTCCCAGTCGGTCCTCCAGTGCTCCAAGTGATAGAAGAAATTCGGATTGAGGAAATTGATCTTTATATTGGGTTTGAGACAAAATCTTTTCAATGTTTGTCACGATTCCTTTTTCCGAGAAGTAAAGAGAAGGAACATATACCTTTGTGCCTTCTCCAATGACTTTACCCTCTTCCTCCAAGGAAACCAGTTGACTGGATATTTCAGTGTAATCGACCTTTTCGGGCTGACTTTTCTCAAGCAGCTCCTTCACCGTAACAATGAGTTCTTCTGCTTCGAGATACACATGGCCCTGCTTCACACATGTTTGCTCAAGGGTGTATAAACAGCCTGCTTTGATCCGGTCGGGATGACTGCCTGTCAACCCGATCTTAGAACCAATCTCATCGGCCCGGGTAAAGCCGATTCCTTCAATATCTTCCACAAGCTTATAAGGATTATTTTGAATGATATCAAGTGCCTGCTCTTTATAGGCTTGATAGACCTTCATGGAAATTTGGGGGCCAAATCCCAGGTCATTCAGCATGATCATGACCCGCTCCAAGCCTTGATGCTCGGAAAGCGTATCATAAATACTTTTCGCCTTTTCCTTTGGAAGCTTTGGAATTTCATCCAGCAGGCTCGGATTTTCGAGTATTTTGGTTATGGCGTTTTCCCCGATATGCTCCACTATCTTCTCAGCTGTTTTCTTCCCGATTCCTTTAAATAAATCACTTGATAAATAATGGACGACACCTTGTGTGGTTTGTGGGATTTCTTTCTTGAAATGCTTTGCATGAAACTGCATGCCAAACTTTGGGTGATCTTGAAACCTCCCATAAAACACGTAGGTCTCATCTTCATGAATCTTAGGAAAATTCCCGGTTACGACCGCTTCTTTGTCTTCATAAGTATCATTCGTTTCGTCCACCCGGATCCGGACGACGGTATAGAGATTTTCCTCATTATGAAAAATCGTGACAAGATGCCTTCCTTTTATATAGATTTCTTCCTCACCAAACAGCTTTAAAGAATCTTGCTGGCTCAAATCAGTGAACCCCCTAACTATTCACTTTGTTCATTTTTCAGCTTTTCGATCATCTTGATGCCATAACCCGCCAGCATATGATCTGGTTGAACTTCGATTGCTTTGTTGAAATACATCAGTGCCGTGTTTGCATCATCCTTATGACCTGCAAAGGCAACCCCTAAGTTGTAGTAAGCATCTGCGTGAGTTGGATCTGCTTCCACTACTTGAGATAATTGCGCAATCGCTTCTTCGTATGCTTCAACCTTCGCTAAGCATAGACCTAACTGGAAGCGCGCCTCTGTATCCTCTTCATTCAGTTCGACACTTCGTTGCAAGTAAGGAAGAGCCAGTCTCGGCTGCTCTAATTGGAACAGGCTGACTCCGAGCATAAAGTAGACATCGGCATTCTCCATTCCCTTTGAAACAGCTTTTTCAAATTGATCCTTTGCTTCATCAAAGTTATTCTCGTTAAAGTACAGGTTCCCCAGGGAATAATAGGCTGCCCCTGCATTCTCATCGATTGAGATTGCACGTTCAAAAAATTTCTTCGCCTTTTCGTTGTCTCCAACCGACATGAGTACGTTCCCAAAATTTATATACCCTACCGGATCCTTTGGATTTACTTCAATGGCTTCTGTAAAAAGTTTGACAGCCTCTTCTACTTTTCCTTCTTGCAATAACTCAATTCCTTTTAAATTCTTATCCAATTCAAACACCT is a genomic window of Rossellomorea sp. y25 containing:
- a CDS encoding O-methyltransferase, whose product is MNEQVIHYIESIVKERPALIAEMEQYAEVHNVPIMELVGIEALLGMLRIQQPKRILEIGTAIGYSALRMAEALPHSTVVTLERDEGRFDAAQSFLSRSEDGKRIVTLFGDALELGEEVKKHGPFDAIFIDAAKGQYLKFFELYSGMLSEEGVVYSDNVLFKGLVAQEEVEQKRIRNMVKKLRNYNTWLMTHEQFNTSILPVGDGIAISKKRGERS
- the mltG gene encoding endolytic transglycosylase MltG, whose translation is MALEKNKNIKETLMKKLLERQEEAKVIRKIVGLVILCLVIVIGGTAIGGYLYVNSALKPVDPDNTNPVKVEIPIGSGVTSIGNILEEKGIVKNSTIFKYYVKFNNESGFQAGSYDLTPSMTLNEIVNSLKTGKVMRKAEFKITIPEGLQLDQIAEIIADKSPYEKEEIEKKLNDKKWLEQLKQEYPALITDEILNKKIKRPLEGYLYPATYPFYEKKPSLEAILTKMIAQTNEVLAQYEGAMADREYTAHELLTLSSLIEEEATEKADRGKISSVFYNRIEEDMPLQTDPTVLYALGKHKDRTVYKDLEVDSPYNTYRVKGLPPGPIANAGVSSIEAALEPEDTEYYYFLASSNGSVYYSETLEEHNEKKAKYITNKEE
- a CDS encoding DUF1292 domain-containing protein, producing MEHGEKQITVVDEQGNEQLCEVLFTFESDKFGKSYVLYYPLGADENDEEEIEIHASAFLPGDEGQEGELKPIETEEEWDMIEEMLNTFLDEEEEAE
- the ruvX gene encoding Holliday junction resolvase RuvX, producing MRVMGLDVGSKTVGVAISDELGWTAQGIETIKIDEDQGVFRIDRLKELAEEYQVDTVVVGLPKNMNNSIGPRGEASKAYGELIHQELSLPVKYWDERLSTMAAERVLLEADVSRKKRKKVIDKMAAMMILQGYLDSQK
- a CDS encoding IreB family regulatory phosphoprotein, with the translated sequence MSSFDKTMRFDFSEEPFEHDVKEVLLQVHDALQEKGYNPINQIVGYLLSGDPAYIPRHQDARNIIRRLERDEIIEELVKSYLKQHKEG
- the alaS gene encoding alanine--tRNA ligase — translated: MNKLTGAEIRQKFLDFFQEKGHGVEPSASLVPHEDPSLLWINSGVATLKKYFDGRVIPQNPRIVNAQKSIRTNDIENVGKTARHHTFFEMLGNFSIGEYFKVEAIEWAWEFLTDEKWIGFDPEKLSVTIHPEDHEAFDIWNKKVGVPAERIIRIEGNFWDIGEGPSGPNTEIFYDRGPEYGESPEDPELYPGGENDRYLEVWNLVFSQFNHNPDGTYTPLPKKNIDTGMGLERMACVVQEVPTNFDTDLFMPIISATEEISGKSYGKNSEIDVAFKVIADHIRTVSFAIGDGALPSNEGRGYVLRRLLRRAVRFAKQIEINRPFMYELVPVVSEIMVDFYPEVKQKAEFIQKVVKNEEDRFHETLNEGLAILSSIIKVQKSAGNKVIPGEDVFRLYDTYGFPVELTEEYAEEEGLTVDHDGFEREMEGQRERARSARQDVGSMQVQGGILSDITVESRFVGYDTLETTATILELLVDNERQPKVDKGQECQFILDQTPFYAESGGQIGDKGYIEAMGVKVFVTNVKKAPNGQNLHSAIVEEGTLEQNAQVLAKVSRESRTKVEKNHTATHILHQALKDVLGDHVNQAGSLVEPDRLRFDFSHFGSVSQEEIERIETIVNEKVWKAISVNTALKSLSEAKAMGAMALFGEKYGEEVRVVSIGEYSLELCGGCHVSNTSEIGLFKILSEGGIGAGTRRIEAVTAENAYKVLNDQVTQLKEVAGKLKANPKEVVNRVDSLLVEMKELQRENESLSAKLSNIEAGSLTDQVKVIDGVNVLSAKVAVGDSNGLRTMMDDLKQKLGSGVIVLATTGDDKVTIIAGVTKDLVEKGYHAGKLVKEVASRCGGGGGGRPDMAQAGGKHPEKVEEALQFVEEWVKSI
- a CDS encoding AI-2E family transporter; translated protein: MEKRPYAKWLYRLSIALILALFLYILYLLKPVWHPVLEVLFFSLLPFLIGGFIAYLLHPIVEKIHEAGIHRGIAIMLIYILFFGGLGYAVYKGTPIIIHQLKDLSENAPLFTKQYQRWLDYVQSETSTWPDGIQSQLEERIDGIEAWLTGLVAVVLATVMKFMNSFLLVAIIPFVSFYLLKDITKVKKFLWQLTPKKWRNSAISFSRDVDESLGGYIRGQLLVCLIIGGLSALTLWLIGMKYPLILGLIIGVTNVIPYFGPIIGAVPAAIVASTISVNMMIYVVIMVVVLQFLEGNILSPLIVGKSLHMHPLFIMAALIIGGEVGGVIGMIVAVPFLAVVKVAILHGRTHFIHAAGGD
- a CDS encoding YrzQ family protein; this encodes MSFLNKTFASIVGFGAGIAASIYSQRSNMMNQRQMKRIRKQVKKLF